In a genomic window of Borrelia maritima:
- a CDS encoding efflux RND transporter permease subunit codes for MDFESLSIRYKGIIFTIFILITIFLGFFLKNLKFDANILKLIPKTKETESLIDIDKSNSLLSTIVIFQDKKNIFNKKNFEIINKVINEITEILKVSPNAVTSIFSYFPQFKKEIYTDQDIEEIKNKIKSTPFVKNTFLGSSENLIYFIIIPSESDQINFSRNLKTELDEMEKTIKKYETNDLKLYLTGDLVVREKILNYMVEDFKILGPLATFVVIISLYLIIKNLIGALIPIFIALLSLIWTFGIKGLVQSPITVPETSMIVLLISIGCANAVHIINGIFKLIKKEQLSKESIKTTMKKLKKPILLTSLTTAFGFLSLTTSSINAYKTMGIFMSIGVIISMIISLTVLPGIITLIPFTKKKSLEKQKENKPNKIFFLERLVKLNTQITESILKRKYISSIIVVIILGISIVGLLKIEINFDEKDYFKESTSVKKTLNLMQKEMGGISIFKIEIEGNPGEFKNAKSMQILDLITDKIDAFSSKTQSSSINGILKFTNFKIKKESPLEYKLPENKIILNKLINLIDKSDWTQENKKMYINDDWSLISIIVRIEDNSTEGIKKFEKYAIKTINEHMGNNKYHFSGVYDKVLIAKTMVREQIMNIITTLGSITLLLMFFFKSIKTGIIIAIPVAWSVFLNFAVMRLFGITLNPATATIASVSMGVGVDYSIHFFNTFILKYQKSQIYKTALLQSIPSVFNGIFANSISVGIGFLTLIFSSYKIISTLGAIIAFTMLTTSLASLTLLPLLINLFKPRVKLASNNNFKKN; via the coding sequence ATGGACTTTGAAAGTCTAAGCATTAGATATAAAGGAATTATATTCACAATATTTATATTAATTACCATTTTTTTAGGATTTTTTTTAAAAAATCTTAAATTCGATGCAAACATCTTAAAACTTATACCCAAGACTAAAGAAACTGAAAGCTTAATAGACATTGACAAAAGTAATTCTCTTTTATCTACAATAGTAATATTTCAAGACAAAAAAAATATTTTCAATAAAAAAAATTTTGAAATAATAAACAAAGTAATCAATGAAATAACCGAAATTTTAAAAGTATCTCCCAATGCCGTTACAAGCATATTTTCTTATTTTCCACAATTTAAAAAAGAAATATACACAGATCAAGATATAGAAGAAATAAAAAATAAAATAAAGTCAACTCCATTTGTAAAAAACACATTTCTAGGCAGCTCAGAAAATTTAATATACTTCATAATAATTCCATCAGAGAGTGACCAAATCAACTTTAGTAGAAATTTAAAAACTGAACTTGATGAGATGGAAAAAACAATCAAAAAATATGAAACAAACGATCTAAAGTTGTATCTTACAGGGGATTTAGTAGTAAGAGAAAAAATCTTAAACTATATGGTTGAAGACTTCAAAATCTTAGGCCCTCTTGCTACCTTTGTAGTAATAATTTCACTTTACCTTATTATCAAAAATCTCATTGGCGCATTAATTCCTATTTTTATTGCATTATTATCATTAATTTGGACTTTTGGTATTAAAGGACTTGTACAATCCCCCATTACAGTACCTGAAACTTCAATGATTGTTTTACTTATTTCCATCGGGTGTGCTAATGCCGTACACATAATAAATGGAATATTTAAATTAATAAAAAAAGAACAACTCTCAAAAGAATCAATAAAAACGACAATGAAAAAACTTAAAAAACCCATTCTGCTAACATCTCTTACAACTGCATTTGGATTCTTATCTCTTACAACATCTTCAATTAATGCTTACAAAACAATGGGTATTTTCATGTCAATTGGGGTGATTATCTCAATGATAATCTCATTAACCGTTTTGCCTGGAATAATAACATTAATTCCATTTACAAAAAAAAAGTCTCTTGAAAAACAAAAAGAAAATAAACCAAATAAAATATTTTTCCTTGAAAGACTTGTCAAGCTAAATACACAAATAACAGAGTCTATATTAAAAAGAAAATATATATCCTCTATAATAGTCGTCATCATACTGGGAATTTCTATTGTGGGACTTTTAAAAATCGAAATCAATTTTGATGAAAAAGATTACTTTAAAGAAAGCACAAGTGTAAAAAAAACATTAAACCTAATGCAAAAAGAAATGGGAGGAATATCGATTTTTAAAATAGAAATTGAAGGAAATCCCGGTGAATTTAAAAATGCTAAATCAATGCAAATCTTAGATTTAATTACAGATAAGATTGATGCATTTTCTTCAAAAACTCAATCCAGCTCCATTAACGGAATTTTAAAATTTACAAATTTTAAAATTAAAAAAGAATCCCCGTTAGAGTATAAGCTACCTGAAAACAAAATTATATTAAACAAACTAATAAATTTAATAGATAAAAGCGATTGGACTCAAGAGAATAAAAAAATGTATATTAATGATGATTGGTCATTAATATCTATTATAGTAAGGATTGAAGACAATTCAACCGAAGGAATAAAAAAATTTGAAAAATATGCTATTAAAACAATTAATGAACATATGGGAAATAATAAATATCATTTTTCAGGAGTATATGACAAGGTTTTAATAGCTAAAACAATGGTAAGAGAACAGATTATGAACATAATAACAACTCTTGGATCAATAACACTACTACTTATGTTTTTCTTTAAATCTATAAAAACCGGAATAATTATTGCAATCCCAGTGGCGTGGTCAGTGTTTTTAAACTTTGCTGTAATGAGATTATTTGGAATAACTTTAAACCCCGCAACAGCAACAATTGCATCTGTAAGTATGGGAGTCGGAGTAGATTATTCAATTCATTTTTTCAATACATTTATTTTAAAATACCAAAAAAGCCAAATCTACAAAACTGCACTTCTTCAATCAATACCTAGCGTATTTAATGGGATATTTGCAAATTCTATTTCTGTTGGAATAGGATTTTTAACCCTAATATTTTCCTCATATAAAATAATATCAACTCTTGGAGCAATAATTGCCTTTACAATGCTAACAACATCTCTTGCATCGCTAACACTTCTTCCATTATTAATTAATTTATTTAAACCTAGAGTCAAACTAGCCTCAAACAACAATTTTAAAAAAAATTAA
- the rdgB gene encoding RdgB/HAM1 family non-canonical purine NTP pyrophosphatase yields the protein MKTLFFATTNENKINEVKNILNIPNLNLMIPQNFNIKETGKTFKENSLIKAKALFEILNKNQNVFGEDSGLCIEALNLEPGIYSKRYDTYKLGKKLSANEKNQFILDLMKNEKNRKAYFLCNISYISKNGQISNFEGIINGKIALSLNGYEKYGFSYDSIFLTKNNKKFSDLKLEEKNKISHRGIAFSKFKKFLLETLFKS from the coding sequence ATGAAAACACTATTTTTTGCAACAACAAATGAAAATAAAATAAATGAAGTAAAAAATATATTAAATATTCCTAATTTAAACTTAATGATCCCTCAAAATTTCAACATAAAAGAAACAGGAAAAACATTCAAGGAAAACTCTTTGATTAAAGCAAAAGCTCTGTTTGAAATTTTAAATAAAAATCAAAATGTTTTTGGAGAAGATTCTGGATTGTGCATTGAGGCACTAAACTTGGAACCTGGAATTTACTCTAAAAGATATGACACTTATAAGCTGGGTAAAAAATTAAGCGCTAATGAGAAAAATCAATTTATTTTAGACTTAATGAAAAATGAAAAAAATAGAAAAGCATATTTTTTATGTAACATAAGTTATATTTCAAAAAATGGACAAATATCAAATTTTGAAGGAATAATTAATGGAAAAATTGCCTTAAGTTTAAATGGTTATGAAAAATATGGATTTAGTTATGATTCAATATTTTTAACTAAAAATAATAAAAAATTTAGCGATCTAAAACTCGAAGAAAAAAATAAAATATCACATCGGGGAATAGCATTTTCAAAATTTAAAAAATTTTTATTAGAAACTTTGTTCAAAAGTTAA
- the leuS gene encoding leucine--tRNA ligase yields the protein MSKYEFIKIEKKWQEFWENNKTYKVEEDPNIPKEKRLYILDMFPYPSANGLHVGHPEGYTATDIFGRYKILNGFHVLHPMGFDSFGLPAENYAIQTGTHPQKTTEENINKFKNQIKALGFAYDWDREIRTHEENYYKWTQWIFLQLYKKGLAYVKEMPVWYCPELGTVLANEEIIQTPDGPKSERGFHNVEKKYLRQWVLKITKYAERLLKDLEELEWPESVKEMQRNWIGKSVGIEIDFEIEGYNDKIKVFTTRPDTIFGITYLVIAPENKLIEKITKNNFKGNVLKYVKQEELKSDLKRTSLEKDKSGVFTGSYAFHPITNEKIPIWVGGYVLGTYGTGAVMGVPAHDERDFQFAKKYKLKILPVISKSGKNEILKKAYINDGISINSPNEFNNLKNSEVKNKVIEWLTRNNKGKEKVTYKLRDWIFSRQRYWGEPIPILFDKLGNEMPLEENDLPLKLPEIANYKPSKTGESPLSRIKDWVNVKDTDFTRETNTMPQWAGSCWYYLRYLDPKNTKEFASKKKIEYWMPVDLYIGGSEHTVLHLLYSRFWHKVLYDLGYVNTKEPFKKLINQGIITSFSYQKENGILIPNDQVVEKDNKFFDKKDNKEVTQVIAKMSKSLKNVINPDDIIKEFGADSMRIYEMFMGPLTDSKPWNTKGIIGVFRFLNKIWNLRKKELSKDTPPKEIISQLHTVIKKVTEDTEKLNFNTAISAMMIFINEILKYEKIYLNIFKPFIIILSPYAPHLAEELWEYIGETPSLFKNSKWPKFDESLIIKEKKEIVLQINGKIKDKILLNKEIGEEELKKIAMENNKIKSNLLNKKIMKIIVIKNKLVNIVIK from the coding sequence ATGTCTAAATACGAATTCATAAAAATTGAAAAAAAATGGCAAGAATTTTGGGAAAATAACAAAACATACAAAGTAGAAGAAGATCCAAACATTCCAAAAGAAAAAAGATTATACATACTTGACATGTTCCCCTATCCTTCTGCTAATGGACTTCATGTTGGCCATCCAGAAGGATACACAGCTACTGACATATTTGGGAGATACAAAATTTTGAATGGATTTCATGTACTTCACCCAATGGGATTTGATAGCTTTGGACTTCCGGCTGAAAATTATGCAATACAAACAGGAACTCATCCTCAAAAAACTACAGAAGAAAATATTAATAAGTTTAAAAACCAAATAAAAGCTTTGGGATTTGCCTATGATTGGGATCGAGAAATTAGAACTCATGAAGAGAATTACTATAAATGGACACAGTGGATTTTCTTGCAACTATATAAAAAGGGTCTAGCTTATGTAAAAGAAATGCCTGTATGGTACTGTCCTGAGCTTGGAACAGTATTGGCAAATGAAGAGATTATTCAAACTCCGGATGGTCCAAAATCTGAGAGAGGATTTCACAACGTTGAAAAAAAATACTTAAGACAGTGGGTTTTAAAAATTACAAAGTATGCTGAAAGATTGTTAAAAGACCTTGAAGAATTAGAATGGCCTGAATCTGTAAAAGAAATGCAACGAAATTGGATTGGCAAATCAGTAGGGATTGAAATTGACTTTGAAATTGAAGGATATAATGACAAAATTAAAGTCTTTACAACAAGACCAGATACAATCTTTGGTATTACGTATTTAGTGATCGCACCAGAAAACAAACTAATAGAAAAAATAACAAAAAATAACTTTAAAGGAAATGTATTAAAATATGTAAAGCAAGAAGAACTCAAAAGTGATCTTAAGAGAACTTCTCTTGAAAAAGACAAATCGGGAGTTTTTACAGGATCTTATGCATTTCATCCAATAACAAATGAAAAAATTCCAATTTGGGTTGGAGGCTACGTACTAGGAACTTACGGCACTGGAGCTGTAATGGGCGTTCCAGCACATGATGAAAGAGACTTCCAATTTGCTAAAAAGTATAAATTAAAAATTTTACCTGTGATATCAAAATCAGGAAAAAATGAAATACTAAAAAAAGCATACATTAATGATGGAATTTCAATAAATTCTCCTAATGAATTTAATAATCTTAAAAATTCTGAAGTAAAGAATAAAGTAATAGAATGGCTTACTAGAAACAACAAGGGAAAAGAAAAAGTTACCTACAAGCTTAGAGATTGGATTTTTTCAAGACAAAGATACTGGGGGGAACCTATTCCCATTTTATTTGACAAGCTTGGGAATGAAATGCCCTTAGAAGAAAATGATCTTCCCCTAAAACTTCCAGAAATTGCAAACTATAAACCTTCCAAAACAGGAGAATCTCCTTTGTCAAGGATTAAAGATTGGGTAAATGTAAAAGATACAGACTTTACAAGAGAAACAAACACAATGCCTCAATGGGCAGGCTCTTGCTGGTATTACTTGAGATATCTCGACCCCAAAAACACCAAAGAGTTTGCAAGTAAAAAAAAAATTGAATATTGGATGCCAGTTGATCTATACATAGGTGGCTCTGAACATACAGTATTGCACCTGCTTTATTCAAGATTTTGGCACAAGGTTCTTTATGATCTAGGGTATGTAAATACCAAAGAACCTTTTAAAAAGCTAATAAATCAAGGCATAATAACATCATTTTCTTATCAAAAAGAAAATGGAATTTTAATACCTAATGATCAAGTTGTAGAAAAAGACAATAAATTTTTTGACAAAAAGGATAATAAAGAAGTAACCCAAGTAATTGCCAAAATGTCAAAATCCTTAAAGAACGTAATAAACCCAGACGACATTATTAAGGAATTCGGAGCAGACTCAATGAGAATTTATGAGATGTTCATGGGACCACTAACAGATTCTAAACCTTGGAACACTAAAGGCATTATTGGTGTTTTTCGATTTTTAAACAAAATTTGGAACTTAAGAAAAAAAGAGCTATCAAAAGACACCCCTCCAAAAGAAATAATATCTCAACTACATACAGTAATAAAAAAAGTCACAGAAGACACAGAAAAACTAAATTTTAACACAGCAATCTCTGCCATGATGATATTTATAAATGAGATTCTAAAGTACGAGAAAATTTATTTAAATATATTTAAACCATTTATTATTATTTTATCCCCTTATGCACCCCATTTAGCAGAAGAGCTTTGGGAATACATTGGAGAAACTCCCAGTTTATTTAAAAATTCAAAATGGCCAAAATTCGATGAAAGCCTTATTATTAAGGAAAAAAAAGAAATTGTCTTACAAATAAATGGAAAAATAAAAGACAAAATTTTACTAAACAAAGAGATAGGTGAAGAAGAACTAAAAAAAATAGCAATGGAAAATAACAAAATAAAATCAAACTTATTAAATAAAAAAATAATGAAAATAATTGTAATTAAAAACAAGCTTGTCAACATAGTGATAAAGTAA
- the pcsA gene encoding phosphatidylcholine synthase produces the protein MKTINLILAWLVHIFTASGLIVGLYSIISIVNGDYYLLLKLTVVGLIIDGIDGTMARKLRVKELIPEIDGTLLDNITDYLNYTFIPVIFFYLGEFIEEKYKLAICIGILLSSAYQFSRTDAKTNDNYFRGFPSLWNLFVISNIIFKIGQITNLITILICIIISFIPIKFIYPSKTKELRKITIPLTIISCLTFVVSIFSELSTTALKIAKTVLILYFAYLTLASIYLTYKTRNR, from the coding sequence GTGAAAACTATCAATTTGATTTTAGCTTGGCTTGTACATATTTTTACAGCATCTGGCTTGATTGTAGGACTTTACTCAATAATTTCAATTGTAAATGGTGACTATTATCTTCTTTTAAAGTTAACAGTAGTAGGACTTATAATAGATGGCATTGATGGAACTATGGCAAGAAAGCTTAGGGTAAAAGAATTAATACCTGAAATTGATGGTACTCTACTTGATAACATTACAGACTACCTAAACTATACATTCATACCCGTTATATTTTTTTATTTGGGAGAATTCATTGAAGAAAAATATAAATTGGCCATTTGTATTGGAATTTTGCTCTCATCAGCATATCAATTCTCAAGAACCGATGCAAAAACAAATGATAACTACTTTAGGGGATTTCCTTCTCTTTGGAATCTATTCGTAATATCAAATATAATCTTTAAAATAGGGCAAATTACAAACCTTATTACAATATTAATATGCATTATTATAAGCTTCATCCCAATAAAATTTATTTATCCATCAAAAACTAAAGAATTAAGGAAAATTACCATACCACTAACAATAATAAGTTGCCTAACATTTGTTGTATCAATATTCTCAGAGTTGTCCACGACAGCTTTAAAAATAGCAAAAACGGTTCTCATTCTTTACTTTGCATATTTAACTCTAGCAAGTATATATTTAACCTATAAAACAAGAAATAGATGA
- a CDS encoding M23 family metallopeptidase, translated as MKKRIKFKIILGLKGIFKFFLAIYNSFFVILKVIHSFFKQNISFMIIPHVKGNVKNIKISFLTLFFLSTFFLGSFIGFVLLAVNYVTLSSIVKSTEKNYSLAETEIEDFRNTVVEINSVAKNFSKILDELKTSLKINSNGVDLNKNKLDGDLSDFIDLQILEANSIKELSDLKNIKSKIESSIPPLKSIVKVLHAQDKLLNDIPSLWPLAGGSGIITLHFGPAIEPFTRQWYIHKGIDLGGVRIGTPIVATADGEVVRASYQSAGYGNFVQIKHKYGLATLYAHMSRLNTSKGSYVKKGQIIGFMGQTGYATGPHVHYEVRVGSQVINPDMYLNLATGASK; from the coding sequence ATGAAGAAAAGAATTAAATTTAAGATTATTTTAGGGTTAAAAGGAATTTTCAAATTTTTCTTAGCTATTTATAATTCTTTTTTTGTAATCCTTAAAGTTATACATTCTTTTTTTAAGCAAAATATTAGCTTTATGATTATTCCTCATGTTAAGGGGAATGTAAAAAATATTAAAATTTCTTTTTTGACTTTATTTTTCCTTTCTACTTTTTTTTTAGGCAGTTTTATAGGGTTTGTTTTGCTTGCTGTTAATTATGTTACTCTCTCATCAATTGTGAAATCTACAGAGAAGAATTACTCTTTAGCGGAAACCGAGATTGAAGATTTTAGAAATACAGTTGTAGAAATTAATTCTGTTGCAAAAAATTTTTCCAAAATTTTAGATGAGCTTAAAACCTCTTTAAAAATTAATTCTAATGGTGTTGATTTGAATAAAAATAAACTAGATGGAGATCTTTCTGATTTTATTGATTTGCAAATTTTAGAAGCTAATTCAATAAAAGAGCTTAGTGATCTTAAAAATATTAAAAGTAAAATAGAAAGTTCAATTCCTCCTCTTAAAAGCATAGTTAAAGTTTTGCACGCCCAGGACAAGCTTTTAAATGACATTCCTTCTCTTTGGCCTCTTGCGGGTGGATCTGGAATTATTACTTTGCATTTTGGTCCTGCTATTGAGCCTTTTACTAGGCAGTGGTATATCCACAAAGGCATAGATCTTGGGGGGGTTAGAATTGGAACTCCTATTGTTGCAACTGCTGATGGGGAGGTTGTTAGGGCAAGTTATCAATCAGCAGGTTATGGCAATTTTGTTCAAATTAAGCATAAGTATGGACTTGCTACTCTTTATGCACATATGTCGCGCCTTAATACTTCTAAAGGGTCTTATGTTAAAAAGGGGCAGATAATTGGATTTATGGGGCAGACAGGCTATGCAACAGGTCCACATGTTCATTATGAGGTTCGTGTAGGCTCTCAAGTTATTAATCCTGATATGTATTTAAATTTAGCTACAGGAGCTTCAAAATAG
- a CDS encoding DedA family protein translates to MYINTIIESIDSNIAYSPIVFFSLLILAGLNIPISEDAIVLMGGILSSRKNEYTILIFLGIFWGAYLGDIISFYIGKLMGNKLFKNKKENNLLDKINYYYGQYGVLTLFIGRFIPFGVRNAIFISAGMGNMKSNLFIVSDFFATLLSIMVYFTLSFKLGQSFEIIFSKIKIIIFAIFIAAIITTITICVIKKNKKVDKNLK, encoded by the coding sequence ATGTATATAAATACAATAATAGAATCGATTGATTCAAACATAGCTTATTCCCCAATAGTATTTTTTTCCTTACTAATTTTAGCAGGGCTTAACATCCCTATTTCTGAAGATGCAATAGTACTAATGGGTGGAATTTTATCTAGTCGAAAAAATGAATATACTATATTAATATTTTTAGGAATTTTTTGGGGCGCATATCTTGGAGACATAATATCTTTTTATATTGGAAAATTAATGGGAAATAAATTGTTTAAAAATAAAAAAGAGAATAACCTGCTTGACAAAATAAATTACTATTATGGTCAATACGGAGTATTAACTTTATTTATAGGAAGGTTTATACCCTTTGGAGTTAGAAACGCAATATTTATATCAGCAGGAATGGGAAATATGAAATCTAATCTATTTATTGTTTCTGACTTTTTTGCAACCTTGCTCTCAATAATGGTTTATTTTACTCTAAGCTTCAAACTGGGACAATCATTTGAAATAATATTTTCAAAAATAAAAATAATTATATTTGCAATATTTATTGCCGCAATAATAACAACAATAACAATCTGTGTAATTAAAAAGAATAAAAAAGTTGACAAAAATTTAAAATAA
- the pepF gene encoding oligoendopeptidase F — protein MISRNEINENDKWDLSFLFANEEEYTKAINAIEIKTEEFKKYEKLELNFDLFKETLNKYYEIMENLEKVSYYAMLQLETDVTNKDSNKIYSICINLTTKVSNGTSFFMPKILKIDAKNIQAWINEPELKDKKIAIEKILREKNHILSEKEEEILANYTPLYSSYQNIFSALINADMEFGEINGQPLTNSTYTLFLQNEDQKIRKEAFLKFYQKYKNNENTLANLIISDFKKSHFIAKTRKFQNTFSMKLFSNNIDKKVYTNLIETVNENLSAINDYYDFRKKVLNQEHLYHYDIYVPLTKGITFKNSFEEACGKILKSLEILGTEYTEILRNGLLKERWVDKYENTGKRSGAFSAGSYNGKPYILLNYKDESIRDMFTLAHEAGHSMHSYFSIKNNPFPHYNYSIFEAEIASIINEQILAEYLLQNETDTKKIKYIKLTQIDDMISTFFRQTMFAEFEYIIHEMISKEEPVVKETLTETYLNLLKKYFGPSVKLDELSPLECLRIPHFYSPFYVYQYATGIAAALSIYKDIKENEKDAVVNYIKFLKTGGSKYPLDSLNITGVDLTKKAAIENTINIFKCRLEEIKKIFQ, from the coding sequence GTGATAAGCAGAAATGAAATCAATGAGAATGATAAATGGGATTTATCTTTTCTATTTGCAAATGAAGAAGAATATACAAAAGCAATTAATGCTATTGAAATTAAAACCGAAGAATTTAAAAAATATGAAAAATTGGAATTAAATTTTGATTTATTTAAAGAAACTTTAAACAAATACTATGAAATTATGGAAAATTTAGAGAAAGTCTCTTACTATGCAATGCTTCAATTAGAAACAGATGTAACTAACAAAGATTCAAACAAAATATATTCCATATGTATAAATTTAACTACAAAAGTATCTAATGGTACCTCATTCTTCATGCCCAAAATACTCAAAATAGATGCAAAAAATATTCAAGCTTGGATAAATGAGCCCGAACTTAAGGATAAAAAAATTGCAATTGAAAAAATACTAAGAGAGAAAAATCATATTTTAAGCGAAAAAGAAGAAGAAATACTTGCTAACTACACTCCTCTTTACTCATCTTATCAAAACATATTTTCAGCATTAATAAATGCTGATATGGAATTTGGAGAAATTAATGGACAACCTTTAACCAATTCTACCTACACACTATTTTTACAAAACGAAGATCAAAAAATACGAAAAGAAGCTTTTTTAAAATTCTATCAAAAATATAAAAACAACGAAAACACACTTGCTAATCTTATTATTTCAGACTTTAAGAAAAGTCACTTCATTGCAAAAACAAGAAAATTTCAAAATACTTTTTCAATGAAACTCTTCTCAAATAACATTGACAAAAAAGTTTATACAAACTTAATCGAAACTGTCAATGAAAATTTATCTGCGATTAATGACTATTATGACTTTAGAAAAAAAGTATTAAACCAAGAGCATCTATATCACTACGATATTTACGTACCATTAACAAAAGGAATAACATTTAAAAATTCGTTTGAAGAAGCTTGTGGAAAAATATTAAAATCCTTAGAGATACTAGGAACCGAATATACAGAAATCTTAAGAAACGGTCTTTTAAAAGAAAGATGGGTTGATAAATACGAGAATACTGGAAAAAGATCGGGAGCTTTTAGCGCTGGATCATACAACGGAAAACCTTATATACTCCTTAATTACAAAGACGAATCAATAAGAGATATGTTCACGCTTGCTCACGAAGCAGGACATTCAATGCACTCTTACTTTAGCATAAAAAACAACCCATTTCCACACTACAATTATTCTATTTTTGAAGCAGAAATAGCATCAATAATTAACGAACAAATACTAGCAGAATATTTACTTCAAAACGAAACCGATACTAAAAAAATCAAATATATTAAACTGACTCAAATTGACGACATGATTTCAACATTCTTCAGACAAACAATGTTTGCTGAATTTGAGTACATCATTCATGAAATGATTAGTAAAGAAGAGCCTGTAGTAAAAGAAACACTAACAGAAACTTATCTCAATTTGCTAAAAAAATACTTCGGACCTAGTGTAAAACTCGATGAATTAAGCCCCCTTGAATGCCTTAGAATTCCCCACTTTTATTCACCCTTTTATGTATATCAGTATGCTACAGGCATTGCAGCCGCCTTATCAATATACAAAGACATCAAAGAAAATGAAAAAGATGCAGTAGTAAATTATATAAAATTTTTAAAAACAGGTGGTTCTAAATATCCATTAGATTCCTTAAATATTACAGGAGTAGATTTGACAAAAAAAGCAGCAATAGAAAACACTATTAACATTTTTAAATGTAGACTTGAAGAGATAAAGAAAATATTCCAATAA